Part of the Halodesulfurarchaeum formicicum genome is shown below.
AACTCCCGTCCGGATCTCCGGGATAGGCCCGGTTCAGCTTCGTGTCGTCGATGGGGTTGCGGTGTTCGGCCACCTGGAAGCCATAGACGTTCGCGATGGCGACGACGGTGATCGTCCCCGCGATCTCGGCCGGATCGAGTTGCGGGAGCAAGCGAGTGAGCACCCCGAGCCCGTTGAGTTCGTCGCCGTCGCTGACAGCCTGCAGGTAGAGCGTCTTCCCCGAACTGGCACCGTTGATGACGGCGACGGGGAGCCCGACTTCCGATCCGTCTCGGGCCTCGCCGACGACCAGTCGGCCGGTGTCCATCTCCCCCGGGGCCGCCTGTGCCGTACCCAGCGATTGCATTGGTACGAACGGCGTCCGGGGAGCCCTTGTAGCGTTCGGTCCGATCACGGCGCGGTCGCGAGTGCCGTGAGGTTGGCCGCCCCGCTGCGGGTGCCTTTGGCCAGAAGCACGTCACCCGCGCGGACTGCCGTCTCCGGCCCGGGCTGGACCTCCCACTCGTCGCTGCCGTTCGTCGGTCGTCGCACCGCGATTACCCGCATCCCGGTCTCGGTCTTGACCGCGCGCTCGCCGAGGGTCGTCCCGTCCAGTTTGCTCCCGGCCTCGACCGTTGTGCGGGTGAGGACCTCGTCGGACTCCTCGACAGCCTCCTGGACGACGACGTGGGAGTCGAGCCCGCGAATGACCCCCTCGCTGATCTCCAGGGCGGCGTCGCTGATGACCTCCGTACTCTGGGCGATGTGGACCAGGCCCCGCAGCGACACCGGGTCGGCGGACTGGGCGGCCGCTCGAAGCGTCCAGGCCTCGAAGCGGGACTTCAGCGCGTCGACCTCGGCCTCCAGTTCGATGACCTCCTCGGCCAGCGGCACGCTGTCATAAAGCACGCTGCCGTAGGCCAGGTCGACGGCCAACTCGCTCATGTTCTTCATCAGGACCAGCGAGTTGACCGCCCGATCGAGGTCCGCGTCCTCCACGTCGGGGATGACTGGTGGCGAGTAGGACTCGCCCGCGGCCGTCTCGACGACCTCGATGATCCCCGCTTCCGGCCCGCGAAGCAAGAGCACGTCCCCGGCTTCCAGCCGGGTCTCTCGGGAGGGGTTGAGCACCCAATCGCCACCCCGTCGGATGGCGATCACCCGGACCCCAGTTTCGGTCTCCAGGTTGAGACCACCGAGCGTGTGCCCCGCGTACGGCGAGGATTCGATGACGTTGGTCCGGACCAGGGTCTCGATCGCGACGGGCAGGGAGGCCCGCATGTTCTCCGGGAGGCCGATATCCTCGAGGACCACCTTCGCGATGTCGCCCGCGGCGTCGCTGATCTTCTCCGCGGCCCCCGTAATTCCCAGGACGGGAGCGAGCGACTCGGCGTCTTCGGGGTTCCGGGCCGCGAGCATGAGACTCATGCGAGCGCGGATCTGGAGCACGTCCATCCGCTCTTCGAGTGCCAGGACCTCCTCGGCAATCGCGTCGCTGTGATGCAGGACCGCGGAGTAAGAGAGGTCGATGAGGAGTTCGGC
Proteins encoded:
- a CDS encoding potassium channel family protein — translated: MAGRVEYEPASVKALLAEMKDTAELLIDLSYSAVLHHSDAIAEEVLALEERMDVLQIRARMSLMLAARNPEDAESLAPVLGITGAAEKISDAAGDIAKVVLEDIGLPENMRASLPVAIETLVRTNVIESSPYAGHTLGGLNLETETGVRVIAIRRGGDWVLNPSRETRLEAGDVLLLRGPEAGIIEVVETAAGESYSPPVIPDVEDADLDRAVNSLVLMKNMSELAVDLAYGSVLYDSVPLAEEVIELEAEVDALKSRFEAWTLRAAAQSADPVSLRGLVHIAQSTEVISDAALEISEGVIRGLDSHVVVQEAVEESDEVLTRTTVEAGSKLDGTTLGERAVKTETGMRVIAVRRPTNGSDEWEVQPGPETAVRAGDVLLAKGTRSGAANLTALATAP